One Georgenia wutianyii DNA segment encodes these proteins:
- a CDS encoding Bax inhibitor-1/YccA family protein, whose product MSNPVFENSPYFGERRGTTPSGYPTHPGYAPSAGTTYPPAADPQQVQNLEYAYQQPAAGPAQTGRLTYDDVIVKTGGLLALVVAMGALNWFVLGGNMIATFGGLAVGLVLGLVNAFKREPSPALIAVYAAAEGLFLGGISMVFESIYPGIVLQAVLATGATFVATLALYSSGKIRVTPKMTRFVLIALVGYALFSLVNLGIMLLGSGDSAFGLRSSVEIMGIPLGVIIGVFAVGLAAFCLILDFDAIKRGVQAGIPSRYAWSAAFGLLVTLVWLYLEFLRLLAILRGGD is encoded by the coding sequence GTGAGCAATCCAGTCTTCGAGAACAGTCCGTACTTCGGCGAGCGCCGCGGTACGACGCCCAGCGGCTACCCCACCCACCCGGGGTACGCGCCGTCGGCCGGGACCACCTACCCGCCGGCAGCGGACCCGCAGCAGGTGCAGAACCTCGAGTACGCCTACCAGCAGCCGGCCGCCGGACCGGCCCAGACCGGGCGGCTCACCTACGACGACGTCATCGTCAAGACCGGTGGACTGCTCGCGCTCGTCGTCGCGATGGGCGCCCTGAACTGGTTCGTCCTCGGCGGCAACATGATCGCCACCTTCGGCGGCCTCGCCGTCGGACTCGTGCTCGGCCTGGTCAACGCGTTCAAGCGTGAGCCCAGCCCGGCGCTCATCGCCGTGTACGCGGCGGCCGAGGGCCTGTTCCTCGGTGGCATCTCGATGGTCTTCGAGAGCATCTACCCCGGCATCGTGCTCCAGGCGGTGCTCGCCACCGGCGCGACCTTCGTCGCCACCCTCGCGCTGTACTCCAGCGGCAAGATCCGCGTGACCCCGAAGATGACCCGCTTCGTGCTCATCGCCCTCGTCGGGTACGCGCTGTTCTCGCTGGTCAACCTCGGCATCATGCTCCTCGGCAGCGGCGACTCCGCGTTCGGCCTGCGCTCGAGCGTGGAGATCATGGGGATCCCGCTCGGCGTCATCATCGGTGTCTTCGCCGTCGGCCTCGCCGCCTTCTGCCTCATCCTCGACTTCGACGCGATCAAGCGCGGCGTCCAGGCGGGCATCCCGAGCCGCTACGCGTGGTCGGCCGCCTTCGGCCTCCTCGTCACCCTCGTGTGGCTCTACCTCGAGTTCCTCCGCCTCCTGGCGATCCTGCGCGGCGGCGACTGA
- a CDS encoding histidine kinase: MSILRPPAPGGTSPGDGPPAPPRAVPVAPPAEAPGPRPNGLAGPRVGPLRRVLDRHPVVVDWVVALWYGIPAAATVLLGPTMGSGGTGWTGAALALVGFAALLGRRHRPVLTLAVVLAALVVSQAMLRETTGLEIAAVLALYAVAAYSPARAAWFSLAGLLAVFAGALAVWPSALVSVNVADGTEVALSPAASFVIALSTTFALAMIALMLGTTARGRRLHIAALVERAAQLALERDQSAQIALVAERNRIAREMHDVVAHSLSVMVTLADGARASLTKRPDQAAVALDELAATGRSALADTRRLLGVLRDDDAGEGGAPLAPQPLNTDLTDVIARFQAAGVPVSLTESGPALPADAGLQLAVFRIVQEALTNVLRHAPGSPRIDVTIDRQPGYVVVEVDNADGARPASTPGGRGLVGMRERAAVYDGHVEAGPTPGGWRVRAVLRWAEEGEL, translated from the coding sequence CTGAGCATCCTGCGGCCCCCGGCGCCGGGGGGCACGTCACCTGGTGACGGCCCCCCGGCGCCACCTCGCGCCGTCCCGGTCGCCCCGCCCGCGGAGGCACCCGGCCCCCGGCCGAACGGCCTCGCCGGGCCGCGCGTCGGCCCGCTGCGCCGCGTCCTGGACCGCCACCCCGTCGTCGTCGACTGGGTCGTCGCCCTCTGGTACGGCATCCCCGCCGCGGCCACGGTCCTCTTGGGACCCACGATGGGCTCAGGAGGCACCGGCTGGACGGGGGCAGCGCTCGCCCTCGTCGGCTTCGCCGCCCTCCTGGGCCGGCGTCACCGTCCCGTCCTCACCCTCGCCGTCGTCCTCGCCGCCCTCGTCGTCTCGCAGGCGATGCTGCGGGAGACGACCGGCCTGGAGATCGCGGCCGTCCTCGCCCTGTACGCCGTCGCGGCCTACAGTCCGGCGCGCGCCGCCTGGTTCTCCCTCGCCGGTCTCCTCGCCGTGTTCGCCGGGGCACTCGCCGTGTGGCCCTCCGCGCTCGTGTCGGTGAACGTCGCGGACGGCACGGAGGTCGCCCTCAGCCCGGCGGCGTCCTTCGTCATCGCCCTGAGCACGACGTTCGCCCTGGCGATGATCGCCCTCATGCTCGGCACGACGGCACGCGGGCGGCGGCTGCACATCGCGGCGCTCGTCGAGCGCGCCGCCCAGCTCGCCCTCGAGCGCGACCAAAGCGCGCAGATCGCGCTGGTCGCGGAGCGCAACCGCATCGCCCGCGAGATGCACGACGTCGTCGCCCACAGCCTGTCGGTCATGGTCACGCTCGCCGACGGCGCCCGCGCCTCCCTGACCAAGCGGCCCGACCAGGCCGCCGTGGCACTCGACGAGCTCGCCGCCACCGGCCGGTCGGCCCTGGCCGACACGCGCCGGCTGCTCGGCGTCCTGCGCGACGACGACGCGGGCGAGGGCGGGGCGCCGCTCGCGCCCCAGCCGCTCAACACCGACCTCACCGACGTCATCGCCCGCTTCCAGGCGGCCGGGGTGCCGGTGTCCCTCACCGAGAGCGGCCCCGCGCTGCCCGCCGACGCCGGCCTGCAGCTCGCGGTGTTCCGCATCGTCCAGGAGGCGCTGACCAACGTCCTGCGCCACGCCCCGGGCTCCCCGCGGATCGACGTGACGATCGACCGGCAGCCCGGGTACGTCGTCGTCGAGGTCGACAACGCCGACGGCGCGCGGCCGGCGAGCACACCCGGCGGGCGCGGTCTGGTAGGCATGCGGGAGCGTGCGGCGGTCTACGACGGGCACGTCGAGGCCGGGCCGACGCCCGGCGGCTGGCGCGTGCGGGCCGTGCTGCGCTGGGCTGAGGAGGGGGAGCTGTGA
- a CDS encoding ABC transporter permease subunit codes for MTTQTAPRAVAVKPVTFPRVLTSEWLKFWSLRSTYWTLGATLVSMVLICLLLAFGASQSADAGFDTGLDGQTVIATSYIMAQLVVAVLGVLMITGEYSTGMIRSTFAAVPSRVPALVAKAIVIAVVAFVVGVLGVILSYVLTMPLLGDVGGAADLGDPVTLRIFWGTGLYLAAVGLFGLALGALLRHSAGALAAVLGILLLLPVIVQLAMSPLEWLRDAYPYLPTTAGERIVAVDSPGMEMQTAGLPPLLEPWAGLGVFAIYIAVALLAAAVLMRRRDA; via the coding sequence ATGACCACCCAGACCGCCCCGCGCGCCGTCGCCGTCAAGCCGGTGACCTTCCCGCGCGTCCTCACCTCCGAGTGGCTGAAGTTCTGGTCCCTGCGCTCCACCTACTGGACGCTGGGCGCCACCCTCGTCTCGATGGTGCTCATCTGCCTGCTCCTCGCCTTCGGTGCCTCACAGTCCGCCGACGCGGGCTTCGACACCGGGCTCGACGGCCAGACGGTCATCGCGACGAGCTACATCATGGCCCAGCTCGTCGTCGCGGTGCTCGGCGTCCTCATGATCACCGGCGAGTACTCCACTGGCATGATCCGCTCGACGTTCGCGGCGGTCCCCTCCCGGGTCCCGGCGCTGGTCGCGAAGGCGATCGTCATCGCCGTCGTCGCGTTCGTCGTCGGGGTGCTCGGCGTGATCCTCTCCTACGTGCTGACGATGCCGCTCCTCGGAGACGTCGGGGGCGCCGCCGACCTGGGCGACCCGGTCACGCTGCGCATCTTCTGGGGCACCGGCCTGTACCTCGCGGCGGTCGGCCTCTTCGGGCTGGCCCTCGGGGCGCTGCTGCGGCACTCCGCAGGCGCCCTGGCCGCCGTGCTCGGGATCCTTCTCCTGCTGCCGGTCATCGTCCAGCTCGCCATGTCCCCGCTCGAGTGGCTGCGCGACGCCTACCCCTACCTGCCGACGACGGCGGGTGAGCGGATCGTCGCGGTCGACAGTCCGGGCATGGAGATGCAGACCGCCGGACTCCCCCCGCTCCTCGAGCCGTGGGCCGGCCTGGGCGTCTTCGCGATCTACATCGCGGTCGCCCTCCTCGCCGCCGCGGTGCTCATGCGTAGGAGGGACGCCTGA
- a CDS encoding efflux RND transporter permease subunit, whose translation MSSLARFSLSNRALVALATVLAVLGGLWATSTLKQELIPPLDLPIVGVVTSYPGASPEVVEQQVSDVVEQAAGVVAGLEGTTSTSSAGSSVVLLELEYGTNVTNAQQELQAALTRLGPVLPEAADWQVISGGIDDLPVVQLSAATSGDQDAAAEVLRTVVVPELERLDGVRDVQLSGVQDDQVRIDVDLPALAQAGLDPTAIGQALTANGAVVPGGTITEDDRTLSVQTGERLTSAEDVAALPIPTAAGPVRLDTIAEVTSEPATATSFSRTDGTPSFGLAITKTPDGNTVEVSHEVQELIPEFATALGEGAEITVVFDQAPFIEQSIEDLTVEGLLGLVFAVVVILLFLRKWRPTAVTALSIPLSLIVALIGLRTVGYTLNLFTLAALTVSVGRVVDDSIVVIENINRHLSYGKPRRQAILDAVREVAGAITSATIATAAVFVPIGLVGGMVGELFRPFAFTAALALLASLFVALTIVPVLAYWFVRGPRPGEDPAVVRAAAEEKERRSFLQRSYVGTLRAALRRPWLAVLAAVVVLAGTAGAATQLQTQFIGDTGQNTLSVTQTLPAGTSLAAADAAAQRVEEAIAELDDVETYQVTGGSGDAAMAFFGSSNDTMFSITLDLDADAVAAEEELRALLADVEDAGELTVATGMAGFGGSLEVVVSGVDGEDVETAAQQVLDAVAGIEGTTDVTSNLAAELPTLQVRVDREAAAALGLTEAQVGQTVSTALQGTTLGVVNTENGRNEIVMEVGEAPATREELAALPLATPAGPVPLSQVAQVEEVAQPVTITRADGLRSASITATSTASDLGQVTAALQGALDSLDLPDGVSAEVAGVSADQEEAFANLGLALLLSLAIVYLVMVATFNSLIQPLVLMISVPFAATGAVLMLVLTGSQLDVPGLIGALMLVGIVVTNAIVLIDLINQYRKEGMGLVEGIIEGGRHRLAPILMTAAATIAALVPMATGITGGSAFISQPLALVVIGGLVTSTFLTLLFVPVLYLLVERRLEKVRARRAEKQPDLVEQQ comes from the coding sequence GTGTCCTCTCTTGCCCGGTTCAGCCTCTCCAACCGCGCGCTGGTCGCCCTGGCCACGGTCCTCGCCGTCCTCGGCGGCCTGTGGGCGACGTCGACGCTCAAGCAGGAGCTCATCCCGCCGCTCGACCTGCCCATCGTCGGCGTCGTCACCTCCTACCCCGGCGCCTCCCCCGAGGTCGTCGAGCAGCAGGTGAGCGACGTCGTCGAGCAGGCGGCGGGCGTCGTCGCGGGCCTCGAGGGCACGACGTCGACGTCGAGCGCCGGCTCCTCCGTCGTCCTCCTCGAGCTCGAGTACGGCACGAACGTCACCAACGCCCAGCAGGAGCTGCAGGCCGCGCTCACCCGCCTGGGCCCCGTGCTGCCCGAGGCCGCCGACTGGCAGGTCATCTCCGGCGGCATCGACGACCTGCCCGTCGTCCAGCTCTCCGCCGCGACGAGCGGGGACCAGGACGCCGCCGCCGAGGTGCTCCGCACCGTCGTCGTGCCCGAGCTCGAGCGCCTCGACGGGGTCCGTGACGTCCAGCTCAGCGGCGTGCAGGACGACCAGGTCCGTATCGACGTCGACCTGCCCGCCCTCGCCCAGGCCGGCCTCGACCCCACCGCCATCGGCCAGGCGCTCACCGCCAACGGCGCCGTCGTGCCCGGCGGGACGATCACCGAGGACGACCGCACCCTGTCGGTCCAGACCGGCGAGCGGCTCACCTCCGCCGAGGACGTCGCCGCCCTGCCCATCCCCACCGCGGCCGGCCCGGTGCGCCTCGACACGATCGCCGAGGTCACCTCCGAGCCCGCCACCGCCACCTCCTTCAGCCGCACCGACGGCACGCCGAGCTTCGGGCTGGCCATCACCAAGACGCCCGACGGCAACACCGTCGAGGTCTCCCACGAGGTCCAGGAGCTCATCCCCGAGTTCGCGACCGCGCTCGGTGAGGGCGCGGAGATCACCGTCGTCTTCGACCAGGCGCCGTTCATCGAGCAGTCGATCGAGGACCTCACCGTCGAGGGCCTGCTCGGCCTCGTCTTCGCCGTCGTCGTCATCCTGCTGTTCCTGCGCAAGTGGCGCCCGACGGCGGTGACCGCGCTGTCGATCCCGCTGTCGCTCATCGTCGCGCTCATCGGCCTGCGCACCGTGGGCTACACGCTCAACCTCTTCACCCTCGCCGCGCTCACCGTGTCCGTCGGCCGCGTCGTCGACGACTCGATCGTCGTCATCGAGAACATCAACCGGCACCTGTCCTACGGCAAGCCGCGCCGCCAGGCGATCCTCGACGCCGTGCGCGAGGTCGCCGGCGCCATCACCTCCGCGACGATCGCCACCGCCGCCGTGTTCGTGCCGATCGGTCTCGTCGGCGGGATGGTCGGTGAGCTCTTCCGGCCCTTCGCGTTCACCGCCGCGCTCGCCCTGCTCGCCTCCCTGTTCGTCGCGCTCACCATCGTCCCGGTGCTCGCCTACTGGTTCGTCCGCGGTCCGCGACCGGGTGAGGACCCCGCGGTCGTGCGCGCGGCGGCCGAGGAGAAGGAGCGCCGCTCCTTCCTCCAGCGCAGCTACGTCGGCACCCTGCGCGCCGCGCTGCGCCGCCCGTGGCTCGCCGTGCTCGCCGCCGTCGTCGTCCTCGCCGGGACGGCCGGCGCGGCCACCCAGCTGCAGACCCAGTTCATCGGGGACACCGGCCAGAACACCCTGTCGGTCACCCAGACGCTGCCCGCGGGCACGTCCCTGGCCGCCGCCGACGCCGCCGCCCAGCGGGTCGAGGAGGCCATCGCCGAGCTCGACGACGTGGAGACCTACCAGGTGACCGGCGGCTCCGGCGACGCCGCCATGGCGTTCTTCGGCTCGTCCAACGACACGATGTTCTCCATCACCCTCGACCTCGACGCCGACGCCGTCGCCGCCGAGGAGGAGCTGCGCGCCCTGCTCGCCGACGTCGAGGACGCGGGCGAGCTCACCGTGGCCACCGGCATGGCCGGGTTCGGGGGGAGCCTCGAGGTCGTCGTCAGCGGCGTCGACGGGGAGGACGTCGAGACAGCGGCGCAGCAGGTGCTCGACGCCGTCGCCGGCATCGAGGGCACCACCGACGTCACCTCCAACCTCGCCGCCGAGCTGCCCACCCTCCAGGTCCGGGTGGACCGGGAGGCCGCCGCGGCCCTCGGGCTCACCGAGGCGCAGGTCGGACAGACCGTCTCCACGGCGCTGCAGGGCACGACGCTCGGCGTCGTCAACACCGAGAACGGGCGCAACGAGATCGTCATGGAGGTCGGCGAGGCGCCGGCGACCCGTGAGGAGCTCGCCGCGCTGCCGCTGGCGACCCCGGCCGGCCCGGTCCCGCTGTCCCAGGTGGCCCAGGTCGAGGAGGTCGCCCAGCCGGTGACCATCACCCGGGCCGACGGGCTGCGCAGCGCGTCGATCACCGCGACGTCCACCGCCTCGGACCTCGGCCAGGTCACCGCCGCCCTCCAGGGCGCGCTGGACTCCCTCGACCTGCCCGACGGCGTCTCGGCAGAGGTCGCCGGGGTCAGCGCCGACCAGGAGGAGGCCTTCGCCAACCTCGGCCTCGCGCTGCTCCTGTCGCTGGCGATCGTCTACCTCGTCATGGTGGCGACGTTCAACTCCCTCATCCAGCCCCTCGTGCTCATGATCTCGGTGCCGTTCGCGGCGACCGGTGCGGTGCTCATGCTCGTCCTCACCGGCAGCCAGCTCGACGTGCCCGGCCTCATCGGCGCGCTCATGCTCGTCGGCATCGTCGTGACGAACGCGATCGTCCTCATCGACCTCATCAACCAGTACCGCAAGGAGGGCATGGGGCTGGTCGAGGGGATCATCGAGGGTGGCCGGCACCGCCTGGCCCCGATCCTCATGACGGCCGCCGCGACCATCGCGGCGCTGGTCCCCATGGCGACCGGCATCACCGGCGGCAGCGCGTTCATCTCCCAGCCGCTCGCGCTCGTCGTCATCGGCGGGCTCGTCACCTCGACGTTCCTCACCCTGCTCTTCGTCCCGGTGCTCTACCTGCTCGTCGAGCGCCGGCTGGAGAAGGTCCGGGCCCGCCGCGCCGAGAAGCAGCCCGACCTCGTCGAGCAGCAGTAG
- a CDS encoding FKBP-type peptidyl-prolyl cis-trans isomerase has product MSADLPTASGGFGDEPTLTFPDTPAPEGLQVQVLEAGDGPAVEAGNTIVVNYHGQIWDGPVFDSSYTRGQTISFPIGVGMVIGGWDDGLVGKAIGSRVLLSIPPEHGYGPRGVPQAGIGGEDTLVFVVDIVGVE; this is encoded by the coding sequence ATGAGCGCAGACCTCCCCACCGCCTCCGGCGGCTTCGGCGACGAGCCCACCCTGACCTTCCCCGACACCCCCGCCCCCGAGGGCCTGCAGGTGCAGGTGCTCGAGGCCGGTGACGGCCCGGCCGTCGAGGCAGGCAACACGATCGTGGTCAACTACCACGGCCAGATCTGGGACGGGCCCGTCTTCGACAGCTCCTACACCCGCGGTCAGACCATCTCCTTCCCGATCGGCGTCGGGATGGTCATCGGCGGCTGGGACGACGGCCTCGTCGGCAAGGCGATCGGCTCGCGCGTCCTCCTGTCCATCCCGCCGGAGCACGGCTACGGCCCGCGCGGCGTGCCGCAGGCCGGCATCGGCGGCGAGGACACCCTCGTCTTCGTCGTCGACATCGTCGGCGTCGAGTAG
- a CDS encoding acetylxylan esterase: MPLFDLDAARLPDYRPDVAEPADFDDFWARTLAETRAHDLAVEAVPVDAHLRLVDAFDLTFSGFGGHRVKAWYLRPAGTDEPLPAVVEYLGYGGGRGLPHSRLLWAAAGYAYVVMDTRGQGTTTTNGFGATPDPVGTGVAAPGTLTRGIEDPHEHYYRRVYTDGVRAVEAVRTLPGVDEGRVAVTGVSQGGAITTAVAGLVDVAAAMPDVPWLAHIRRGVEMAPEGPFEEVRTYLAAHRDRVEPAFRTLSYIDGVNHAKRATAPALYSVALMDTVCPPSTVYASANHYGGDVDVEVYPFNEHEGGTEFQRERQLTWLAERLAR, translated from the coding sequence ATGCCTCTCTTCGACCTCGATGCAGCACGTCTGCCCGACTACCGCCCCGACGTCGCCGAGCCGGCGGACTTCGACGACTTCTGGGCCCGCACGCTGGCCGAGACGCGCGCGCACGACCTCGCCGTCGAGGCCGTCCCGGTCGACGCGCACCTGCGGCTCGTCGACGCCTTCGACCTCACCTTCTCCGGCTTCGGCGGGCACCGGGTCAAGGCGTGGTACCTGCGTCCGGCGGGCACCGACGAGCCGCTCCCGGCGGTCGTGGAGTACCTCGGCTACGGCGGGGGACGCGGCCTGCCGCACAGCAGGCTGCTGTGGGCGGCGGCCGGCTACGCCTACGTCGTCATGGACACCCGCGGGCAGGGGACGACGACGACGAACGGGTTCGGGGCCACCCCGGACCCCGTCGGCACCGGCGTCGCCGCCCCCGGCACGCTGACCCGCGGCATCGAGGACCCGCACGAGCACTACTACCGGCGCGTCTACACCGACGGCGTCCGCGCCGTCGAGGCGGTGCGCACCCTCCCGGGCGTGGACGAAGGCCGCGTCGCGGTCACCGGGGTGAGCCAGGGCGGGGCGATCACCACCGCCGTCGCCGGCCTCGTCGACGTCGCCGCTGCCATGCCCGACGTCCCGTGGCTGGCGCACATCCGGCGCGGCGTCGAGATGGCGCCGGAGGGCCCGTTCGAGGAGGTGCGCACCTACCTCGCCGCGCACCGGGACCGGGTCGAGCCGGCGTTCCGCACGCTGTCCTACATCGACGGCGTCAACCACGCGAAGCGGGCGACGGCGCCGGCGCTGTACTCGGTCGCGCTCATGGACACCGTCTGCCCGCCGTCGACCGTGTACGCCTCGGCCAACCACTACGGCGGCGACGTCGACGTCGAGGTCTACCCCTTCAACGAGCACGAGGGCGGCACCGAGTTCCAGCGCGAGCGTCAGCTCACCTGGCTCGCGGAGCGCCTCGCCCGCTGA
- a CDS encoding ABC transporter ATP-binding protein → MIQAHELTKRYGDKTAVDRVSFTVEPGTVTGFLGPNGAGKSTTMRMIVGLDRPTSGTVTVNGKPYAAHRAPLHEVGVLLDAKAVHTGRSAYNHLRALAATHGIATSRVEEVIEMTGLQTVARKRVGGFSLGMGQRLGIAAAMLGDPRTLILDEPVNGLDPEGVKWVRTMVRYLAGEGRTVFLSSHLMSEMAQTADHLLVIGRGRIIASGPVRDIVDATREVSVRVRSPRAGELSELLAGQGVSLVATEPGLMEVSGRTAEEIGELAAGAGIALHELTPLRASLEDAYMSLTHDEVEFRTEHASASVGTPEGAVR, encoded by the coding sequence ATGATCCAGGCCCACGAGCTCACCAAGCGCTACGGCGACAAGACCGCCGTGGACCGCGTGAGCTTCACGGTGGAACCCGGGACCGTCACCGGGTTCCTCGGCCCCAACGGGGCCGGGAAGTCGACGACGATGCGGATGATCGTCGGCCTGGACCGTCCGACCTCCGGCACCGTGACGGTCAACGGCAAGCCCTACGCCGCGCACCGGGCACCGCTGCACGAGGTCGGGGTGCTCCTCGACGCCAAGGCGGTGCACACCGGCCGCTCGGCCTACAACCACCTGCGCGCGCTGGCCGCGACCCACGGGATCGCCACCTCCCGGGTGGAGGAGGTCATCGAGATGACCGGCCTCCAGACCGTCGCGCGGAAGCGGGTCGGCGGCTTCTCCCTCGGCATGGGCCAGCGGCTGGGCATCGCCGCGGCGATGCTCGGCGACCCTCGCACGCTCATCCTCGACGAGCCGGTCAACGGCCTGGACCCCGAGGGGGTCAAGTGGGTGCGCACGATGGTGCGCTACCTCGCCGGGGAGGGCCGCACCGTGTTCCTCTCCTCCCACCTCATGAGCGAGATGGCCCAGACGGCGGACCACCTCCTCGTCATCGGCCGCGGCCGGATCATCGCCTCGGGACCCGTCCGGGACATCGTCGACGCCACCCGCGAGGTCAGCGTCCGGGTGCGCTCCCCGCGCGCCGGCGAGCTGAGCGAGCTCCTCGCCGGGCAGGGCGTCTCCCTCGTCGCCACCGAGCCGGGCCTCATGGAGGTCTCCGGCCGGACCGCCGAGGAGATCGGTGAGCTCGCGGCCGGCGCGGGCATCGCGCTGCACGAGCTCACCCCGCTGCGCGCCTCCCTCGAGGACGCCTACATGAGTCTCACCCACGACGAGGTCGAGTTCCGCACCGAGCACGCGAGCGCCTCCGTCGGCACCCCGGAAGGAGCCGTACGATGA
- a CDS encoding LLM class flavin-dependent oxidoreductase gives MRIGIEILPQQRWREGAELWRRAEGMGFDHAWTFDHLAWRSLVDEPWFATVPTLTAAATVTSTIRLGTWVASPNYRHPVTFAKELMSLDDVSGGRVLLGVGSGGTGVDADVLGLPRLTGPQRQRRFEEFVELLDLLLTQDRTTWSGEYFTAVDARMIPGSTQRPRMPFVVAANGPRGMALAARSGEGWATVGDGAAADESQWWQGVARLASRFAEIEAEHGRSGMPRYLDVDTAAYTLDSVDHVEDSVGRARELGFTDVLVHWPRESGVFAGSEAVLDALAERLPDLRAV, from the coding sequence GTGCGCATCGGCATCGAGATCCTTCCCCAGCAGCGGTGGCGTGAGGGGGCCGAGCTGTGGCGCCGCGCCGAGGGGATGGGCTTCGACCACGCCTGGACCTTCGACCACCTCGCGTGGCGCAGCCTCGTCGACGAGCCGTGGTTCGCCACCGTCCCGACCCTGACGGCGGCCGCGACGGTGACGTCGACCATCCGCCTCGGCACGTGGGTCGCCTCGCCGAACTACCGCCACCCGGTGACGTTCGCCAAGGAGCTCATGTCGCTCGACGACGTCTCCGGCGGGCGCGTGCTCCTGGGCGTGGGCTCGGGCGGCACTGGCGTGGACGCCGACGTCCTCGGCCTGCCGCGCCTCACCGGCCCGCAGCGCCAGCGCCGCTTCGAGGAGTTCGTCGAGCTGCTCGACCTCCTGCTCACCCAGGACCGCACGACGTGGTCCGGGGAGTACTTCACCGCCGTCGACGCCAGGATGATCCCCGGCAGCACCCAGCGGCCGCGGATGCCGTTCGTCGTCGCCGCCAACGGTCCGCGCGGGATGGCGCTCGCGGCCCGGAGCGGTGAGGGCTGGGCGACCGTCGGGGACGGCGCCGCCGCGGACGAGTCGCAGTGGTGGCAGGGCGTGGCCCGCCTCGCCTCCCGGTTCGCCGAGATCGAGGCCGAGCACGGCCGCTCCGGCATGCCCCGCTACCTCGACGTCGACACCGCCGCCTACACCCTCGACTCCGTCGACCACGTGGAGGACAGCGTCGGGCGGGCCCGGGAGCTGGGCTTCACCGACGTCCTGGTCCACTGGCCCCGCGAGTCCGGCGTCTTCGCCGGCAGTGAGGCCGTGCTCGACGCCCTCGCCGAGCGGCTGCCCGACCTGCGGGCGGTCTGA
- a CDS encoding response regulator — MSITVLLADDQALLRMGFRLVLGAEEDIEVVGEAADGQAAVTLATALRPDVVLMDVRMPRLNGIEATEQIVASLPGCRVLILTTFDLDEYAFAGLRAGASGFLLKDTPPETLVAAIRTVADGDAVVSPRVTRRMLELFGERLPATSATEPPDDGVLSSLTTREREVLGLVAEGLSNGEIAARLLVSEATVKTHVGKVLAKLDLRDRVQAVILAYDTGLVRPG; from the coding sequence GTGAGCATCACGGTGCTGCTGGCCGACGACCAGGCGCTGCTGCGCATGGGCTTCCGGCTCGTCCTGGGGGCCGAGGAGGACATCGAGGTGGTCGGCGAGGCAGCCGACGGGCAGGCCGCGGTGACGCTGGCGACGGCGCTGCGACCCGACGTCGTCCTCATGGACGTGCGCATGCCGCGGCTCAACGGCATCGAGGCGACCGAGCAGATCGTCGCCTCACTGCCCGGGTGCCGGGTCCTCATCCTCACGACCTTCGACCTCGACGAGTACGCCTTCGCCGGTCTGCGCGCCGGCGCCAGCGGGTTCCTCCTCAAGGACACCCCGCCCGAGACGCTCGTGGCGGCCATCCGCACCGTGGCCGACGGGGACGCCGTCGTCTCCCCGCGGGTGACCCGGCGCATGCTCGAGCTGTTCGGCGAGCGCCTCCCGGCGACCTCCGCGACCGAGCCCCCCGACGACGGCGTCCTGTCCAGCCTCACCACCCGCGAGCGCGAGGTGCTCGGGCTCGTCGCCGAGGGCCTGTCGAACGGGGAGATCGCCGCGCGGCTCCTCGTCTCGGAGGCGACGGTCAAGACGCACGTGGGCAAGGTGCTGGCCAAGCTCGACCTGCGCGACCGCGTGCAGGCGGTCATCCTCGCCTACGACACCGGGCTGGTGCGGCCCGGCTGA
- a CDS encoding MarR family winged helix-turn-helix transcriptional regulator gives MDQQPAELVAEVDAARRAIVAQLHAHPRCAPLPEAPVTMQQLRLLMLLRVHGPVGGHQLARHLDVSMPTVSGLVDRLVERGLVERRPDPGDRRVRLVGLSDQGHAVVAEYEAAGWGAGEEILQHLATQDLRALAQGLTALAQALSAHATDAEYAPPPPAP, from the coding sequence GTGGACCAGCAGCCGGCTGAGCTCGTCGCCGAGGTGGACGCCGCCCGCCGGGCGATCGTCGCACAGCTGCACGCCCATCCCCGGTGCGCTCCGCTGCCCGAGGCGCCGGTGACCATGCAGCAGCTGCGCCTCCTCATGCTGCTGCGCGTCCACGGCCCGGTCGGGGGGCACCAGCTCGCCCGGCACCTCGACGTCTCGATGCCCACGGTGTCCGGTCTCGTGGACCGCCTCGTCGAGCGTGGCCTCGTCGAGCGCCGGCCCGACCCTGGCGACCGGCGGGTGCGGCTCGTCGGCCTGAGCGACCAGGGCCACGCCGTCGTCGCGGAGTACGAGGCGGCAGGCTGGGGCGCGGGGGAGGAGATCCTCCAGCACCTCGCCACCCAGGACCTGCGGGCGCTCGCCCAGGGGCTGACCGCGCTGGCGCAGGCGCTGAGCGCGCACGCCACGGACGCCGAGTACGCACCGCCGCCCCCGGCACCGTAG